One Triticum dicoccoides isolate Atlit2015 ecotype Zavitan chromosome 5B, WEW_v2.0, whole genome shotgun sequence genomic window carries:
- the LOC119308841 gene encoding pathogenesis-related protein PRB1-2-like, producing the protein METPKLAILLALAMAAAMVNLSQAQNSPQDYLSPHNAARAAVGVSAVSWSTKLQGFAQSYANQRINDCKLQHSGGPYGENIFWGPAGADWKAADAVKLWVDEKKDYNYGSNTCASGKVCGHYTQVVWRASTSIGCARVVCNNNRGVFITCNYEPAGNVVGQKPY; encoded by the coding sequence ATGGAGACGCCCAAGCTGGCCATTTTGCTCGCCCTAGCCATGGCGGCCGCCATGGTTAACCTTTCCCAAGCCCAGAACTCGCCTCAGGACTACCTCTCACCTCAcaacgccgcccgcgccgccgtcggCGTGAGCGCGGTGAGCTGGAGCACGAAGCTGCAGGGGTTCGCCCAGAGCTACGCCAACCAGAGGATCAACGACTGCAAGCTCCAGCACTCGGGCGGGCCCTACGGGGAGAACATCTTCTGGGGGCCGGCCGGCGCGGACTGGAAGGCGGCGGACGCGGTGAAGCTGTGGGTggacgagaagaaggactacaacTACGGGTCCAACACCTGCGCGTCGGGGAAGGTGTGCGGGCACTACACGCAGGTGGTGTGGCGCGCGTCGACCAGCATCGGCTGCGCTCGCGTCGTCTGCAACAACAACCGCGGCGTCTTCATCACCTGCAACTACGAGCCCGCCGGGAATGTTGTTGGACAGAAACCATACTAA